TTCACAGAAAACTTCGGTATCTGATCGTATTTGTCCTGATCGTCGGATTGATGGGATACCTGTTCGAGCGCATGCCCACCGGCTATCTGCCGGACGAAGACCAGGGGCTCCTGACGGTTCAGGCCATCCTGCCCGCCAATGCCACGATGGAGCAGACCCGGGCGGTCATAAACAGGGTGCAGAAATATTTTCTGGAAGAAGAAAAGGAAACCGTGGAATCCGCTATGGTAGCGGCAGGCTTCAGTTTTTCCGGTATAGGTCAAAATGTGGGTATGGGCTTTATCAAACTCAAAGACTGGAACCTGCGTGAGCGGCCGGATATGAAATCCGGGGCCATCGCGCAGAGAGCCATGCGGGCCTTTTCGCAGTACCGTGATGCCACTGTATTTGCCTTTCCGCCACCGGCCGTTATTGAACTGGGTCAGGCCAACGGATTTAATTTTCAGCTGCAGGATCTGGGAGGTGTGGGACATGAGGGCCTGATGCAGGCGCGCAACGAGCTTTTCGGAATCATGGCACAGGATACCAGGGTAACCATGGTCCGGCCCAACGGCATGGAAGACGTGCCTGAATACCGCATCGATGTGGACTGGGAAAAAGCCGGTGCCCTGGGGGTTCCCATTACAGCTATCCACAATACGATTTCGGCAGCTTTCGGTAGTGCTTATGTTAATGATTTTGTCCAGGCAGGACGGGTAAAGCGGGTGTATGTCCAGGCGGATGCGCCATTTCGAATGACTCCCGAAGATCTGGAAAAGCTCTATGTCCGGAATAATGCCGGCAAGATGGTGCCGTATGCCTCTTTTGCTTCGGGTCATTGGACCTTTGGCTCCCCGAAGCTGGAACGTTATAATAGTTTCCCCTCGATCAACATATGGGGAGAGGCGGCCCCGGGAAGAAGTTCCGGTGATGCCATGCAGGCCATGGAGGATGCCGCGGGCCGCTTGCCCGACGGCATAGGGTATGACTGGACCGGTCTGTCCTACCAGGAACGGATGGCCAGTTCCCAGGCGCCCTTATTGTACGCGTTTTCCGTTCTGGTGATTTTTTTATGCCTGGCGGCGCTGTATGAAAGCTGGCCGATTCCCATCTCGATCCTGATGACCCTGCCGCTGGGGGTTGTCGGCGGCGTGATCGCATCCAGCTGGATGGGGCTGCCCAACGATGTGTATTTTCAGATCGGGCTGTTGACGCTCCTTGGTCTTGCCACCAAAAACGCTATCCTGATCGTCCAGTTTGCCAGAGCACGGGTGGATGATGGGATGCCGCTCGTCGACGCCACCCTCGAAGCGGCAAAATTAAGGTTGCGGCCCATTGTGATGACTTCACTGGCCTTTGGATTCGGCGTTCTGCCGATGGCCCTGGCCAACGGCGCCGGGTCCGGCGCCCAGAGAGCAATCGGTATCGGTGTTGTGGGCGGTGTGATATCCTCCACCTTCCTGGTCACCCTTTTTGCACCGCTTTTCTATGTACTGATTTATAGACTGCTCGGCCGGCAAAGAAAAAGTGAAAGTTCTGCAGAAACGAAACTGGTTTTATCCGGGAGTGAAAGCCATGAATAAGAAATTGTTTTATTTGCTGGGAATATGCGTCATTATGGGGGGGTGCTCGCTGATCCCGGAATATAAACAACCTGAGGCGCCGGTGCCGCAAATCTGGCCCGGCGGACCAGCATACGAAGAGACAGGGGCCCGGCAGGACACACCGTTTGCCGCCGACCTGAGATGGCGGGAATTTTTCAATGATGAATCCCTCAGGCAGGTCATTAATATGGCCCTGCAAAACAATCGCGATCTGAAGGTTGCTGCCTTGAATGTCGAACGGGCGCGTGCTTTGTATCGTATTCAGCGGGACGATCTTTTACCCGATGTCGCGGCAGGCGGCAGCTACTATAAGGAGCGCGTTCCGGCGGATTTATCCTACACCGGGCATTCGATGCACGCAGAGCAGTACCAGGTTGGTCTGGGCGTCAGTTCCTGGGAGATCGATTTTTTCGGCCGCATCCGAAGCCTGGAGAAACGCGTGCTGGAGGAATTTTTCGCAACAGAACAGGCCCGCCGGAGTGCACAGATAGTTCTGGTGTCTGAAGTTGCCACTAACTACATAACTCTTGCCGGGGACCGGGAAAATCTTCAATTGGCCCAATCCACCCTCCAGAGCCAGCAGGACACCTACCATTTAATCCAGCGGCGCTTTGAAGTCGGACTTGCGCCGGAACTCGATCTTCGTCAGGTTCAGACCCGAGTGGATTCGGCCCGGGTCGACGTAGCCCGGTTTACCGAACTGACGGCCCGGGATCAGAATGCCCTGAATCTGCTGGTGGGCTCACCGGTACCGGCCGACCTGCTGCCCGATACCCTGGGCAGCATCATACCGCTGGCGGATGTTTCACCCGGAATGTCTTCTGCAGTGCTTCTGCAACGTCCCGATATCCTTCAGACGGAAAATCTGCTCAAGGCCGCCAACGCTAATATCGGTGCCGCCCGGGCCGCTCTGTTCCCCAGCATTTCGCTTACAACCTCGATCGGGCTGGCGAGTGCCGATTTATCGGATCTTTTCACATCCGACCAGGGCACGTGGACATTTGTGCCCGGGGTCAGTATACCGATTTTTGATTCCGGCCTGAAATCGGCCGTGAAAGTGTCAGAAGTGGAACGACAGATTGCGCTGGTTCAATACGAACGGGCGATTCAATCGGCATTCAGGGAGGTGGCTGATGCGCTTGCCAAAAAAGGGACCATAGGGGACCAGATGGCCGCGCAACAATCCCTTGTAGAAGCCAACGAGGCGACCTATCGGCTTTCAACAATGCGATACGAAAAGGGGATCGATACCTATTTAAGTGTACTGGATGCTCAGCGTTCGCTTTATGCCGCCCGGCAGGGGCTCATAGGCGTCCGGCTGGATAGGTTTGGTAACCAGATTCAAATCTATGCCGTGTTGGGCGGCGGTGGAGATGTGCCAGAACAGGACGGCGAGGGTGACGCTTCCTGAAGTTACAAAAAAACTCTTTTATTTTCTACCGCCCGTTCGCTTCAGTCTCGAGCGAAGCGGGCGGTAGATATTAACCTGGCAACTGTTTACGTAAAATACTTATTCACGAAGACCTTTATAAAATAAGTCTTTTTTGGAAAAGACATTGGTATATTTGATTGCCGGTCAGTGATGTCCGGTTAGGTTTTTGCATGAGCGAATAATTCTTCGTGCTCTTTGAAAATTTTATCATCAACCTGTGAATGCGTGCCGTACAATTCATTACGAATTGTGGCACGAAGTTCCCGGACTCTCTTAATGGAGACCGGTTCATTGAATTTTGTCCGACAGTATATCGCCATCAACAGATATGTGATCAATCCGCCAAGGATTTGTACCATCAGGCCGTATTCGCTTCGAACAATTAGGTGATATACCTTCAGATGCTTTTTCCACCATTTGAAAAAAGTTTCGATTCTCCATCTGAGTTTGTATGCTGTGGCAATTTGCTCAGCTGTAAGATCGTGCCGATCAGTAGCAATAAAATATTTAACGCCATCGATTTTGTAGCCGACAACCCGAACGGATTTTTCAGATTGGTTGATTCGCGGGGTTCCCAGAAGAACCACGGAGTCATAAAAGACATAGCTGTCTAGATCGACAGGATTTTGCTTTACGACAGTTCGAGTTGTCTTAATTTTGATTCTGCAAATAAAATGTTTGCCATCTTGCTGAAGAAGATCAAAATCCTTATGACTTTGGTATCCGCGATCCATAACGCCGGTTTGACCCGGGGAAAGAATTCGGCCGACAAAGGGACGTTCTGCACCATTGCCGTTCGTGAGATAAACTTTGTTAGGAACGCCTCGATTGATATCAAATCCAAAATGTCCTTTGGCTTTTTTTGAGCCTTTTCGGTAATCGGCCCAATACATGGACAAAACAGCATCAATCAATGAACCATCGATGGCAACAAGATCACCAAGATCTTCAAAGGTTTTAGGTAAAACACCATGGGCTTGTTTATAGAGTTGTTCAAAAACAAATTGTAGCTGTTCAAGACCGCGAGTGTTTTGAATTTCGAAAAAACTGCTTTTACCGATACCGTTTTCAGGGGCAATGTGCTGTTTGGCAAATTCATCTTCAGCAAAGTCCTGAATTAGATGACGCCCAGATTCATGCTCCTGTAAATGGAAATATATAATAGCTTTCAACTGATCTTCGAAGGTCATTTTTAGTGGTCGATCTCCTTTGGATAAGAGCTCTGGAGCATCAGGTAATACTTTGAGCATCGGCAAAACAAACGAATAAAAGGTTTTAGAATCAATTTTTTTCTTGGGTATTTCGATTGGGTGCAAAATATTTGTATCTCCTTGTTATTATTGTTTATTCTAACAAGGAGGCACAAAAATTTTTTTACCCTGTATGTCAAGAGAAAAAATGATTTAGATGATAATTGTTTTCAACACGTTACATGCAAAAACCTAACCGGACACTACTGATTGCCGGTTTAATATAACGGAAAAAATTTTGTTTTTTTGCTATGCGGCGACATGCGCCCTGCAATTTCTTGCGCGCAGTCCGTTGCATAATTCTTACCAGCCCTTTATTGTCAAGGGCCTAGTATATCTCAAACCCCGGAAAAACTATCCGTCTGCTCCGGCTTGGATGAAATCGGCTGAACCGTATAAGGTGCCTTTTCTCAGGGGCTACCATTAAATCAAACTTAGCCAGCTGTTTGACCCCCACAATCCTTTAAATCTCATGGACATGCATTTTTTCATGACCGTTATTCCCGGTGGTTAAAACTGACCTCATATCCGGTCCAAAGTCGTCTCATCAATAACCACGCATAGCAGCCCGTTATAAACGATACAGTGTCTCAAGCTGCATTTGAACTGAGAGCGTGTACTTCCTTATCAAGCCGATTTGCCAGTAAATCTTCTGCTACCTCAAGATCGAATCGGTTTTGAAGATTTAGCCAGAATTGGGGCGCTATCTCAAAAAAAAGTCCCAAACGCAATGCTGTATCAGCAGTGATCGAACGCTTACCGTGGACGATTTCGTTAATACGCCTTGGAGGCACACTTATATCCTTGGCAAGTCGATATTGACTGATACCCAGTGGTGTAAGAAATTCCTCAATAAGAATTTCTCCAGGATGTGTCCTCATAATTCACGGGTGCTGACCACGTGGTCCGATAATGATTATTCCTTATTCGTCTGTGTCTGCGACTCATTGTCCGGTTTTTTCGGCGCAACCCCGAGTTTTTCCAGTTCAATTGCTGCTTGTTTGGCTTTAGCCAGGGCCTTTGCCGCGCGTTTGGCCTCTGTTTGAGCTTCTTGTTCCGCTTCCTTGACTTCGGTTTCCATTTTTTTCAAGGCCGGTTCGTCTGGATTTGAAGCGGCGGTCAGATCAAATTCCTGGCGTTTTTCATCTGCCAGGTCCGAGGACTTTTTTGCAGTTTTTTGGAGTTTTTCGGTCTTTTTTTCTGCATCGGCCAGAGCGTCCTGTGCTGCGGCGGTTTCGCCTGCTGTACCTTCCTCGGGTTCCGCGTCAAGATCGATATCTTCCGCGGCCAGAACGCAAGTGGTCAGCGGAAGCCTGTTCAGAAGCTCGTCCAGCGGATCCTTGAAAGGGTCGATCAGGCGGTTGTAGCGGATGCGAAAGGGCAGGAACACCATTGCGGAATTAGCCGAATAAATGGCGATTTTATCGGCATTGGCTTCCTCAACCACATGGGCCTCGGCATCGATGCGTGCTTCTTCCAGGATACTTTCCACCCCTTCAATACTCCGGTCCGCTTCGGAGTCTCCTCCGGCGGCCAGCAGTCGGATTTTTGCATTTTCCCATTTTTCGTTTCGGGTCATCAGGTACGCCAGAAGGAGCATCAGTCGGCTGGTTGCATCTCCCCACCACCAGATATCAATGATGCGTTTTTCTGAAGGCAGGGCTTCAAGCGCTTTCCATATGTCTTCCTTGGCGTCCAGGATCATGATGTTGCAGCCGAATCTGAGCGCTGTGCGAAGGTTGCGTATGTAGGAGGTCGGCTCGGGCGCACCGGTTTGCGGCCGTTCAAGCCAGTTGATCAGAAGGGTGTTGGCTTTCAGCGGTCCGATGCCGAATGACTGAATCAGCGTATGGATGGCGATTTCAAGGCTCGGAGTAGCGAGAACAAGGGCGAACGCCTCGATCTTATTGGCCGCGATGTCGGCTTGAAGCTGGGCAGCGGCTTCATTTCGAAGCTTGAGCATTTTGACGCCTTCGCCTTCAAGGATGCGAACCGCCGTTACAAATCCGCTGTTGCCTTGTATCCATGATGAGAAACGCAGCAACTGGTCCCGCCGATGCGAATCGTCCGAAAACGCTAACAGGTGCGGACGCCAGTCTCTGGGATGGGCCGGTTCGGTTGATACGGCTAGAAGATT
This genomic stretch from Desulfobacterales bacterium harbors:
- a CDS encoding efflux transporter outer membrane subunit, whose protein sequence is MNKKLFYLLGICVIMGGCSLIPEYKQPEAPVPQIWPGGPAYEETGARQDTPFAADLRWREFFNDESLRQVINMALQNNRDLKVAALNVERARALYRIQRDDLLPDVAAGGSYYKERVPADLSYTGHSMHAEQYQVGLGVSSWEIDFFGRIRSLEKRVLEEFFATEQARRSAQIVLVSEVATNYITLAGDRENLQLAQSTLQSQQDTYHLIQRRFEVGLAPELDLRQVQTRVDSARVDVARFTELTARDQNALNLLVGSPVPADLLPDTLGSIIPLADVSPGMSSAVLLQRPDILQTENLLKAANANIGAARAALFPSISLTTSIGLASADLSDLFTSDQGTWTFVPGVSIPIFDSGLKSAVKVSEVERQIALVQYERAIQSAFREVADALAKKGTIGDQMAAQQSLVEANEATYRLSTMRYEKGIDTYLSVLDAQRSLYAARQGLIGVRLDRFGNQIQIYAVLGGGGDVPEQDGEGDAS
- a CDS encoding HigA family addiction module antitoxin produces the protein MRTHPGEILIEEFLTPLGISQYRLAKDISVPPRRINEIVHGKRSITADTALRLGLFFEIAPQFWLNLQNRFDLEVAEDLLANRLDKEVHALSSNAA